A single window of Streptomyces aquilus DNA harbors:
- a CDS encoding L-fuconate dehydratase — protein MSSALSSSPSSARITALDVLDVRFPTSEHLDGSDAMNPEPDYSAAYVVLRTDAGDGLEGHALAFTTGRGNDVQAAAIAALAPHVVGLSVHEVCADLGAFSNSLVHDPQLRWLGPEKGAIHMATGAVVNAAWDLAAKRAGKPVWRFLAEMSPEELVAQVDFRWLSDALTPEDALEILRHAEPGRAERTAQLLEKGYPAYTTTPGWLGYSDEKLARLAREAVADGFTQIKLKVGADLEDDVRRMRTARETVGDGIRIAVDANQRWDVQPAIDWMSALAPYQPYWIEEPTSPDDILGHAAVRKAVSPIKVATGEHIANRVVFKQLLQAGAVDIVQIDSARVGGVNENIAILLLAAKFGVPVCPHAGGVGLCEMVQHLSMFDYVAVSGTTEDRVIEYVDHLHEHFVDPVRIVDGHYLAPTLPGLSAQMHAASLKEYAYPGGPVWTARA, from the coding sequence ATGTCATCCGCCCTGTCCTCCTCTCCTTCCTCAGCCCGCATCACCGCCCTGGACGTCCTGGACGTACGGTTCCCGACGTCCGAGCACCTGGACGGGTCGGACGCGATGAACCCCGAACCCGACTACTCCGCCGCCTACGTGGTCCTGCGCACCGACGCCGGCGACGGACTGGAGGGCCACGCCCTGGCGTTCACCACCGGCCGCGGCAACGATGTCCAGGCCGCCGCCATCGCGGCCCTCGCCCCGCATGTGGTGGGCCTGTCGGTCCACGAGGTCTGCGCCGACCTCGGCGCGTTCTCCAACTCCCTCGTCCACGACCCCCAACTGCGCTGGCTCGGCCCGGAGAAGGGCGCCATCCACATGGCGACCGGCGCCGTCGTCAACGCCGCCTGGGACCTCGCCGCCAAGCGGGCCGGCAAGCCCGTGTGGCGGTTCCTCGCCGAGATGTCGCCCGAAGAGCTCGTCGCCCAGGTCGACTTCCGCTGGCTGTCCGACGCCCTCACCCCCGAAGACGCCCTGGAGATCCTGCGCCACGCCGAACCCGGCCGCGCCGAGCGCACCGCCCAGCTCCTCGAGAAGGGCTACCCCGCCTACACCACCACCCCCGGCTGGCTCGGCTACTCCGACGAGAAGCTCGCCCGCCTGGCCCGCGAGGCCGTCGCCGACGGCTTCACCCAGATCAAGCTGAAGGTCGGCGCGGACCTGGAGGACGACGTACGGCGCATGCGCACCGCCCGCGAGACGGTCGGCGACGGCATCCGCATCGCGGTGGACGCCAACCAGCGGTGGGACGTCCAGCCCGCCATCGACTGGATGAGCGCCCTGGCCCCCTACCAGCCGTACTGGATCGAGGAGCCCACCTCACCCGACGACATCCTCGGCCACGCCGCCGTACGCAAGGCCGTCAGCCCCATCAAGGTCGCCACCGGCGAGCACATCGCCAACCGGGTCGTCTTCAAGCAGCTCCTCCAGGCCGGCGCGGTGGACATCGTCCAGATCGACTCCGCGCGGGTCGGCGGCGTCAACGAGAACATCGCGATCCTGCTCCTCGCCGCGAAGTTCGGCGTCCCGGTCTGCCCGCACGCCGGCGGAGTGGGCCTGTGCGAGATGGTCCAGCACCTGTCGATGTTCGACTACGTCGCCGTCTCCGGCACCACCGAGGACCGCGTCATCGAGTACGTCGACCATCTGCACGAGCACTTCGTCGACCCGGTACGCATCGTCGACGGCCACTACCTCGCGCCGACGCTGCCCGGACTGAGCGCGCAGATGCACGCCGCCTCGCTCAAGGAGTACGCCTACCCCGGCGGCCCCGTCTGGACCGCCCGTGCCTGA
- a CDS encoding ABC transporter permease → MPETVVADTAAKAPDAPRPKHAALFGGRIPLARLRDLALVPAIVVIAVVGQIVNPVFLQTDNLINVLQTMSEIALLVLAQTMVLIVGKMDLSLESTMGLAPGVAAWLVVPTGATHGLGLLPGALAIPITLAVGALIGVINALLIIRFGLNGFIVTLGMLIVVRGVLTGISGGQTFFQLPESMLYLGTAQWLGMPASIWICLALFAVAIVVLGWTSFGRSLYAIGGNVDAAKAAGIRTDRVLWIVIVTGSVLAALAGLLLSGRLASVASAQGNGYIFTVFAAAVIGGISLNGGKGTMFGAFCGILLLFMIQNVLTLGGVPAQWIGALNGLIILVALAISRITGGKVQE, encoded by the coding sequence ATGCCTGAGACCGTCGTCGCGGACACCGCCGCCAAAGCCCCGGATGCCCCGCGGCCCAAGCACGCCGCACTGTTCGGCGGCCGGATACCCCTGGCCCGACTGCGCGACCTCGCGCTCGTCCCGGCCATCGTGGTCATCGCCGTCGTCGGACAGATCGTCAACCCCGTCTTCCTCCAGACCGACAACCTCATCAACGTCCTCCAGACCATGTCCGAGATCGCCCTGCTGGTCCTCGCCCAGACCATGGTCCTGATCGTCGGGAAGATGGACCTGTCGCTGGAGTCCACCATGGGCCTCGCGCCCGGTGTCGCGGCCTGGCTGGTGGTGCCGACCGGCGCGACCCACGGCCTCGGACTGCTCCCCGGCGCATTGGCCATTCCCATCACCCTCGCCGTGGGCGCGCTCATCGGTGTGATCAACGCCCTGCTCATCATCCGCTTCGGCCTCAACGGGTTCATCGTCACCCTGGGCATGCTGATCGTCGTGCGCGGCGTCCTCACCGGCATCTCCGGCGGCCAGACCTTCTTCCAGCTGCCGGAGTCGATGCTCTACCTCGGCACCGCACAGTGGCTCGGCATGCCCGCCTCGATCTGGATCTGCCTGGCGCTGTTCGCCGTCGCGATCGTCGTCCTCGGCTGGACGAGCTTCGGACGCTCGCTGTACGCCATCGGCGGCAACGTCGACGCGGCCAAGGCCGCCGGCATCCGCACCGACCGGGTGCTGTGGATCGTCATCGTCACCGGCAGCGTGCTCGCCGCCCTCGCCGGACTGCTGCTCTCCGGCCGACTGGCCTCCGTCGCCTCGGCACAGGGCAACGGCTACATCTTCACCGTGTTCGCGGCCGCCGTCATCGGCGGGATCAGCCTCAACGGCGGCAAAGGCACCATGTTCGGCGCGTTCTGCGGCATCCTGCTGCTCTTCATGATCCAGAACGTGCTGACCCTGGGCGGCGTCCCCGCCCAGTGGATCGGCGCCCTCAACGGCCTGATCATCCTCGTCGCCCTCGCCATCTCCCGCATCACCGGCGGCAAAGTCCAGGAGTGA
- a CDS encoding sugar ABC transporter ATP-binding protein, whose translation MSDGERTATPAPAPADDGQAHAGLPVVEAAGIVKRYGPTVALNGAGITIRPGETHALVGRNGAGKSTLVSVLTGLQAADEGTVTFGGSPAPRLADRDAWRRRVACVYQKSTIIPTLTVAENLFLNRHDRARGPLISWQGVRRRAQELLSTWSVDVDPQTPAGDLSVEQRQFVEIARALSFGARFIILDEPTAQLDGAAINRLFDRIRDLQRQGVTFLFISHHLQEVYEICDMVTVFRDARHIVTAPVAELPRTELVAAMTGEAAADSREERASSLDAGATAALGVSGLEGETYQGVTFQVGAGEIVGLAGAAGSGRTEVAETVVGLRAPTAGEVEIAGNRPRLGSVPAALAAGAGFVPQDRHHQGFVPDMSIADNATLSVPKKLGNNGFLSRSRRDRLAEGMIEHLAIKTPGPDLPVSALSGGNQQKVVMARALADDPKLLVLINPTAGVDVRSKEFLLGKVEETAETGTGVLIASDELDDLRMCDRVLVMFQGRVTSEIARGWHDHDLVAAMEGVDLHA comes from the coding sequence ATGAGTGACGGGGAGCGAACAGCCACCCCCGCGCCCGCCCCGGCGGACGACGGCCAGGCCCACGCGGGCCTGCCCGTCGTCGAAGCGGCGGGCATAGTCAAGCGATACGGTCCGACGGTGGCTCTCAACGGCGCCGGGATCACCATCAGGCCCGGCGAGACCCACGCGCTCGTCGGCCGCAACGGAGCGGGCAAGTCGACCCTGGTGTCCGTCCTCACCGGACTCCAGGCCGCCGACGAGGGAACGGTCACCTTCGGCGGCAGCCCCGCACCACGGCTCGCCGACCGCGACGCCTGGCGCCGGCGGGTGGCGTGCGTCTACCAGAAGTCGACGATCATCCCCACGCTGACCGTGGCCGAGAACCTCTTCCTGAACCGGCACGATCGCGCCCGCGGCCCGCTGATCAGCTGGCAGGGGGTGCGCCGCCGGGCACAGGAGCTGCTGTCGACGTGGTCGGTGGACGTGGATCCGCAGACCCCGGCCGGTGACCTCAGCGTGGAGCAGCGGCAGTTCGTGGAGATCGCCCGGGCCCTGTCCTTCGGCGCCCGGTTCATCATCCTCGACGAGCCGACCGCCCAGCTCGACGGCGCGGCCATCAACCGGCTCTTCGACCGCATCCGTGACCTCCAACGGCAGGGCGTGACCTTCCTGTTCATCAGTCACCACCTCCAGGAGGTCTACGAGATCTGCGACATGGTGACCGTGTTCCGGGACGCCCGGCACATCGTGACCGCGCCGGTCGCCGAGCTCCCCCGTACCGAACTCGTCGCCGCCATGACCGGCGAGGCCGCCGCCGACAGCCGCGAGGAACGGGCGAGTTCACTGGACGCCGGTGCCACGGCGGCCCTCGGCGTCAGCGGCCTGGAGGGCGAGACCTATCAAGGTGTCACATTCCAGGTGGGCGCCGGAGAGATCGTCGGCCTCGCGGGGGCCGCGGGCAGCGGCCGGACCGAGGTCGCCGAGACCGTCGTAGGACTGCGGGCGCCCACGGCGGGGGAGGTGGAGATCGCCGGCAACCGGCCCCGGCTCGGCAGCGTGCCGGCCGCGCTCGCCGCCGGCGCCGGGTTCGTCCCGCAGGACCGGCACCATCAGGGCTTCGTCCCCGACATGTCGATCGCCGACAACGCCACCCTGTCGGTGCCCAAGAAGCTGGGCAACAACGGGTTCCTGAGCCGCAGTCGCCGCGACCGGCTCGCCGAAGGCATGATCGAGCACCTGGCGATCAAGACTCCCGGCCCCGACCTGCCCGTCTCCGCCCTGTCCGGCGGCAACCAGCAGAAGGTGGTCATGGCCCGCGCCCTGGCCGACGACCCGAAGCTGCTGGTCCTGATCAACCCGACCGCGGGCGTGGACGTGCGCTCCAAGGAGTTCCTCCTCGGCAAGGTCGAGGAGACCGCGGAAACCGGCACCGGAGTGCTCATCGCCTCCGACGAACTCGACGACCTGCGCATGTGCGACCGGGTCCTGGTGATGTTCCAGGGCCGAGTGACCTCAGAGATCGCCCGCGGCTGGCACGACCACGACCTCGTGGCCGCGATGGAAGGAGTGGACCTGCATGCCTGA
- a CDS encoding sugar ABC transporter substrate-binding protein: MRLRTALCSAVSTLSALALLTACGSGSTSSSSSDKPLVGVDYPRSDTDFWNSYIKYTPQYAKELGLDLKTTNSQNDVAKLTANAQTFISQGVKGLAMAPQDTAAIAPTLAQLEAKKIPVVTVDTRPDTGKVFMVVRADNRAYGEKACQYLGTKLGGKGKVVMLQGGLDSINGRDRTEAFNDCMKKNYPDIKVFGEATNWDGAVAAQKLQTDLTAHPDIKGVYMQSSFALSGTLQVLKQKGLLVDPKDKKHVFIVSNDGIPEELKDIAAGKIDATVSQPADLYAKYALYYLKAAIDGKTFKPGKTDHDSTIIQVREGVLEDQLSAPLVTADGGTYGGVPSVKSGDKSLWGNNLG, from the coding sequence ATGAGACTCAGGACAGCCCTCTGTTCCGCAGTATCTACCCTGTCCGCACTGGCACTGCTCACTGCGTGCGGCAGCGGCTCCACCTCGTCCTCGTCGAGCGACAAGCCGCTGGTCGGCGTCGACTACCCGCGCTCCGACACCGACTTCTGGAACTCGTACATCAAGTACACCCCCCAGTACGCCAAGGAGCTGGGGCTGGACCTGAAGACCACCAACTCGCAGAACGACGTCGCCAAGCTGACGGCCAACGCGCAGACGTTCATCAGCCAGGGCGTCAAGGGCCTGGCGATGGCCCCGCAGGACACCGCCGCCATCGCGCCGACGCTGGCGCAGCTGGAGGCGAAGAAGATCCCGGTCGTCACCGTGGACACCCGCCCCGACACCGGCAAGGTGTTCATGGTGGTGCGCGCCGACAACCGCGCGTACGGCGAGAAGGCCTGCCAGTACCTCGGCACCAAGCTGGGCGGCAAGGGCAAGGTCGTCATGCTCCAGGGCGGCCTGGACTCCATCAACGGGCGTGACCGTACCGAGGCGTTCAACGACTGCATGAAGAAGAACTACCCGGACATCAAGGTGTTCGGTGAGGCCACCAACTGGGACGGCGCCGTCGCCGCGCAGAAGCTCCAGACGGACCTGACCGCCCACCCGGACATCAAGGGCGTCTACATGCAGTCCAGCTTCGCGTTGTCCGGCACGCTCCAGGTCCTCAAGCAGAAGGGCCTGCTGGTCGACCCCAAGGACAAGAAGCACGTCTTCATCGTCTCCAACGACGGCATCCCCGAGGAGCTCAAGGACATCGCCGCGGGCAAGATCGACGCCACCGTCTCGCAGCCGGCCGACCTCTATGCCAAGTACGCGCTGTACTACCTGAAGGCCGCGATCGACGGGAAGACGTTCAAGCCCGGCAAGACCGATCACGACAGCACGATCATCCAGGTCCGTGAGGGTGTGCTGGAGGACCAGCTGTCCGCGCCGCTGGTCACCGCCGACGGCGGCACCTACGGCGGGGTGCCCAGCGTGAAGAGCGGCGACAAGTCGCTGTGGGGCAACAACCTCGGCTGA